The Rhodobacter sp. CZR27 genome includes a window with the following:
- a CDS encoding restriction endonuclease, whose translation MTYDFHQLSPHDLELLVQDLLQAEWDLVLEGFKSGRDGGIDLRYARYGQNMVVQVKHYLKTGFAGLLRDLTAEAIKVHAIRPSRYVLATSVPLSPANKQAISSLFGSALPVADILGQEDLNNLLGRHPAVLHKHYKLWLASRAVLDRVLHSDLVTQSEFQVEKICATIRRNVRSDAYHQALEILDRDRVLIISGAPGVGKTTLANMLLYAHLEKNWQPVVIRRDIAEGQRFFQRGASQIYYYDDFMGATFLGERATGLLRNDDRAITDFIEMVRASSRARLILTTREHIFGQAMAASERLRQAGLTGHKMILHIGGYDFGHKAKILYNHLYFSDLPDAYCDALLASDFYLEIVRHPKFNPRLIEWLSSFNRVHTVPPAEYRAFVRNLMRDPSEVWLHAYEQQLSDAGRSLLLALYSLGGKTEGRILEVAFKALHEVRAARWGLARRPDDWATAMAELLNAFIRPSGAMSFEVLDPSVIDLLNAVVRKAPENAVDLVVGSADFSQIERVMSLAAGGLSDIWHSLRQSGPAVADAIKRLLNRNGRLRTFSNGTFLWSWTPGSRLAAVLPLADRLRTMPMLGLVRETEAAMRASWETQDLHVNDTVEALRALERTTWSPLRSSPLEVEITARLIEAAGEGVRSDELREIISALDLEGPENTAALEALRAAFERSRRSIAAEIGEASTENDFNGLREDYELFASSLGVDVAQELEQIEEAYGEYSGDEERRAEEMQDGYRDRQRTDRATEDSVRDMFASLRGDRGA comes from the coding sequence ATGACCTACGACTTCCATCAATTGTCGCCGCACGATTTGGAACTACTGGTTCAAGACCTGTTGCAGGCCGAGTGGGACTTGGTCCTCGAAGGCTTCAAAAGCGGCCGGGACGGCGGCATAGACCTGCGATACGCCCGCTATGGCCAGAACATGGTGGTGCAGGTCAAGCACTACCTTAAGACCGGCTTCGCTGGCCTTTTGCGTGATCTGACTGCCGAGGCGATTAAGGTCCATGCGATCAGACCAAGCCGCTATGTGCTGGCGACTTCCGTACCTCTCTCGCCAGCCAACAAGCAGGCAATCAGCTCGCTGTTCGGCAGTGCCCTGCCCGTCGCCGACATCTTGGGCCAAGAGGACTTGAACAACCTTCTGGGCCGCCACCCGGCGGTTCTGCATAAGCACTACAAGCTCTGGTTGGCCAGCCGCGCCGTACTAGACCGCGTCCTGCACAGCGATCTCGTTACCCAGTCCGAGTTCCAAGTGGAAAAAATTTGCGCAACTATCCGCCGCAACGTGCGCAGCGACGCCTATCACCAGGCTTTGGAAATCCTTGATCGCGATCGGGTACTGATCATTTCTGGCGCGCCTGGTGTGGGCAAGACGACCCTGGCCAATATGCTGCTCTACGCCCACCTCGAGAAGAACTGGCAGCCGGTCGTCATTCGCCGGGACATCGCCGAAGGCCAGCGGTTCTTCCAGCGGGGCGCATCGCAGATCTACTATTACGACGACTTCATGGGCGCTACGTTCTTGGGCGAGCGGGCCACCGGCCTTCTGCGCAACGATGACCGAGCAATCACTGACTTCATCGAGATGGTGCGGGCCTCATCCAGGGCTCGCCTCATTCTCACCACCCGTGAACACATCTTCGGCCAGGCCATGGCCGCATCCGAGCGCCTGCGGCAGGCTGGCCTGACCGGCCATAAGATGATCTTGCATATCGGAGGATACGATTTCGGCCACAAGGCCAAAATCCTATACAATCACCTCTATTTCAGCGATCTGCCGGACGCCTACTGCGACGCCCTACTGGCGTCGGACTTTTATCTGGAAATCGTTCGCCACCCAAAGTTCAACCCGCGCCTGATCGAGTGGCTGTCGAGCTTCAATCGCGTACACACCGTCCCACCGGCGGAATACCGCGCCTTTGTCCGCAACCTGATGCGCGACCCATCCGAGGTCTGGCTACACGCCTACGAGCAACAGCTCAGCGATGCCGGTCGCTCCCTGTTGCTTGCGCTCTACAGCCTTGGGGGAAAAACGGAAGGAAGGATCTTGGAGGTGGCCTTCAAGGCCCTACACGAGGTACGCGCCGCGCGCTGGGGGCTGGCGCGCCGTCCGGACGACTGGGCAACGGCAATGGCGGAACTGCTCAACGCCTTCATCCGGCCCAGCGGCGCTATGTCATTTGAAGTGTTGGACCCCTCGGTCATTGACCTGCTTAACGCCGTCGTTCGAAAGGCCCCGGAGAATGCTGTAGACCTAGTGGTGGGATCCGCTGACTTCAGCCAAATTGAGAGGGTAATGTCGTTGGCGGCCGGGGGGCTCTCCGACATTTGGCACTCCCTGCGCCAGAGCGGCCCCGCCGTTGCGGACGCCATCAAGAGACTCCTCAACCGAAATGGGCGCCTTCGAACCTTCTCTAACGGCACTTTCCTGTGGTCTTGGACCCCGGGATCGCGGCTCGCAGCCGTACTACCCCTCGCGGATCGCCTCCGGACGATGCCGATGCTAGGGCTAGTCAGGGAAACCGAAGCGGCTATGCGCGCTAGCTGGGAAACGCAGGACCTGCACGTCAATGACACGGTCGAGGCGCTGAGAGCCTTGGAGCGGACCACCTGGTCGCCGCTCAGGTCGTCGCCGCTTGAGGTTGAGATCACGGCCAGACTAATCGAGGCCGCAGGGGAGGGCGTTCGGTCGGACGAATTGCGCGAGATCATCAGCGCCCTCGATCTTGAAGGTCCCGAGAACACTGCAGCTCTTGAAGCCTTGCGCGCAGCTTTTGAGAGATCCCGACGGTCTATCGCCGCCGAGATCGGCGAAGCCAGTACGGAGAACGATTTTAACGGCCTCCGTGAAGACTATGAGCTCTTTGCCTCTAGCCTCGGCGTGGATGTGGCCCAGGAACTCGAGCAGATTGAAGAAGCCTACGGCGAGTACAGCGGCGATGAAGAGCGGCGAGCCGAGGAGATGCAGGATGGTTACCGTGACCGCCAGCGCACGGACCGCGCCACGGAGGACAGCGTCCGCGACATGTTCGCTTCACTGCGAGGTGACCGCGGAGCCTAA
- a CDS encoding DUF262 domain-containing protein: MDVTKISSELKQQRRTVGFDTYDITAKQLLDMVAEGQIKVAPDYQRHFVWKSDRESALIESVFLGIPVPSLFMATNEDSSWECIDGLQRITTLVNFVRPQFRSGVKDISTHELKIDGLEKVPSLNGIKFSDLPETLKLNFLTRPVRITVLNDLSDYQVRFDLFERLNTGGIILHQQEIRNCVFQGEFNEFIKSCAADERLEKVFKKSNREGRGNMEEVVLKFFAYFECRDDFKHSVKEFLNAYMEDKTKAFKNKKTLSELFDKTMDVLSSALPDGIVRSERKNTTPLLLFEAVSVGVADVISAGNQINKDALRAVLNDQELKKATSVGTNSNPKLLRRLQIVREAVSG; this comes from the coding sequence ATGGACGTAACGAAAATATCTTCCGAGCTAAAACAGCAGCGAAGAACAGTTGGGTTTGATACCTACGACATCACCGCGAAGCAACTACTGGATATGGTTGCTGAAGGGCAGATAAAGGTGGCACCCGACTACCAGCGGCATTTCGTTTGGAAGTCGGATAGAGAGTCGGCGTTGATTGAGTCGGTGTTTCTAGGAATTCCCGTTCCCAGTCTATTTATGGCGACAAATGAGGACTCAAGCTGGGAGTGCATCGACGGGCTGCAGAGGATCACTACCCTTGTGAACTTCGTGAGGCCGCAATTTCGTTCAGGGGTCAAGGATATTTCGACACACGAACTGAAGATTGACGGCCTCGAAAAGGTTCCAAGCCTAAATGGAATAAAATTCTCTGATCTTCCCGAGACGCTAAAGCTCAACTTCCTAACGAGACCCGTGAGGATAACGGTTCTCAATGATCTGAGTGATTACCAAGTCAGGTTCGACCTATTTGAGAGGCTGAACACCGGAGGCATAATCCTGCATCAGCAGGAAATCCGAAATTGCGTGTTTCAGGGGGAGTTTAACGAATTCATTAAATCGTGCGCCGCCGATGAGCGCTTAGAAAAAGTGTTCAAAAAATCGAATCGTGAAGGCCGCGGCAACATGGAGGAGGTAGTACTCAAGTTCTTCGCTTATTTCGAGTGCAGGGACGACTTCAAACACTCCGTAAAAGAATTTCTGAACGCCTATATGGAAGACAAGACGAAGGCGTTCAAGAACAAGAAGACACTGTCTGAACTGTTCGACAAGACAATGGACGTTTTGTCGAGTGCGCTCCCGGATGGCATAGTTCGGAGCGAACGAAAGAACACGACGCCGCTTCTATTGTTTGAAGCCGTATCTGTTGGAGTCGCTGATGTAATCAGCGCGGGGAATCAAATCAATAAAGATGCCCTTCGAGCCGTTCTTAACGACCAAGAGCTCAAGAAGGCAACCTCGGTCGGCACGAATAGTAACCCCAAATTGTTGCGGAGACTTCAAATCGTTAGAGAGGCCGTTTCTGGATGA
- a CDS encoding HEPN domain-containing protein, whose amino-acid sequence MSFADAQLEVRGRFTEALQVINRLDPGAPPNLIPSTDPDKALRGLLLVAIYSAMERGVNAYVEEALAVATSHASLVKHCIPEVQAIFHYPRIQSLRDCSDDNSLSKSIELFSMLTQDVEFSVANNPLSVRLQNVDGSTMEQCCQFLGVPNFSIGVMERGRLNNLRERRNAVSHGRESSVQVGGRFSFGEIRTMHSIADTEVEKFGSALKAFFEQKGYELSSA is encoded by the coding sequence ATGAGCTTTGCCGACGCCCAGCTAGAGGTGCGCGGCAGATTCACGGAAGCTCTCCAAGTAATAAATCGGCTGGACCCCGGCGCGCCACCCAACCTCATCCCATCCACGGACCCGGACAAGGCGTTACGTGGCCTACTACTTGTAGCAATATATTCTGCGATGGAGCGGGGAGTAAACGCTTACGTTGAAGAGGCATTAGCGGTGGCCACGTCGCATGCCTCACTAGTCAAGCACTGCATCCCGGAGGTGCAGGCAATTTTTCACTACCCGCGAATACAGTCGCTTCGCGACTGCTCCGATGATAATTCACTCAGTAAGTCAATTGAGCTATTTTCTATGCTCACGCAGGATGTTGAGTTCAGTGTAGCAAACAACCCACTTTCCGTGCGCCTGCAGAATGTTGACGGTTCAACGATGGAGCAGTGCTGCCAGTTTCTGGGTGTGCCCAACTTCAGCATCGGCGTAATGGAGAGGGGCCGTTTGAATAATCTTCGTGAGCGACGAAATGCGGTGTCTCACGGCCGCGAGTCTTCGGTTCAGGTCGGTGGAAGGTTCTCCTTCGGCGAAATAAGAACTATGCACTCAATAGCGGATACGGAAGTTGAAAAATTTGGTTCGGCTTTGAAGGCTTTTTTTGAGCAGAAAGGTTATGAGCTCAGCAGTGCGTAG